Proteins from a single region of Coleofasciculus sp. FACHB-1120:
- the hpsN gene encoding hormogonium polysaccharide biosynthesis glycosyltransferase HpsN, with protein MKPLISVIIPTYGREEPLRDTLKDVLQQDYPAFEVLVVDQTATHQPETQAYLEELANSGKIRWFRLDWASLPGARNYAVRRAVGEIVLFIDDDVLLKPGYLEAHARNYLDRPEVGAVAGRVFDRMKLEDSGNKLTIEDLPPEAMDPGIAWYHIDLVHTVKPQRVLTARGCNMSFRREIFTKHGLHFDERFRGSAVREESDFCLRLRQTGYQIWYDPDADLVHLGEETGGCHDISTRSLKYQLTFYHNHFLLGLKNLTPSQCLRFFAKLFDCHVLGHPPCNKSGSPLKILTRFVSYTLGFLNALGTVIQSSWEDGQIYTRQDGI; from the coding sequence GTGAAGCCTTTGATTTCGGTAATTATCCCCACTTATGGACGTGAAGAACCTTTGCGGGACACGCTCAAAGATGTCTTGCAGCAGGACTACCCAGCCTTTGAAGTTCTGGTGGTCGATCAAACCGCTACGCACCAGCCAGAAACTCAAGCGTATCTTGAGGAATTGGCAAACAGCGGTAAAATTCGCTGGTTTCGCTTAGATTGGGCAAGTTTACCCGGTGCCCGAAATTATGCGGTACGGCGGGCAGTTGGGGAAATTGTGTTGTTTATCGATGATGATGTCCTGCTAAAGCCTGGATATTTAGAGGCTCATGCTCGCAATTATTTAGATCGCCCGGAAGTAGGTGCAGTGGCGGGGCGAGTATTCGACCGGATGAAGTTGGAAGATTCCGGCAATAAGTTGACGATTGAGGATTTGCCCCCAGAAGCGATGGATCCTGGAATTGCCTGGTACCACATAGACTTAGTGCATACCGTGAAGCCGCAGCGCGTTCTGACTGCCAGAGGCTGCAATATGTCTTTCCGGCGAGAAATTTTTACGAAGCACGGACTGCATTTTGATGAGCGGTTTCGAGGGAGTGCGGTGCGCGAAGAGTCGGATTTTTGTCTGAGGTTGCGGCAGACGGGGTATCAGATTTGGTATGACCCCGATGCCGATTTAGTTCACCTGGGAGAAGAAACTGGCGGCTGTCACGATATTAGTACGCGATCGCTCAAATACCAGTTAACCTTTTATCACAACCACTTCCTGCTGGGGCTAAAAAACCTTACCCCAAGCCAATGTCTGCGATTCTTTGCGAAGCTGTTTGACTGCCACGTACTGGGGCATCCTCCCTGCAATAAAAGCGGCTCCCCCTTGAAAATTTTGACTCGCTTTGTCTCCTACACTTTAGGCTTTCTCAACGCACTGGGTACAGTAATCCAATCCAGTTGGGAAGACGGGCAAATTTACACTCGTCAAGATGGTATTTAA
- the hpsO gene encoding hormogonium polysaccharide biosynthesis glycosyltransferase HpsO, which translates to MRILVASHTYIVDLNCEKLRALAQLEPGIEVTVVVPRRWQPGGVQNKTIETQLRQEGSFQIVPISNFSQNNQGMLTFGADLISLLRQFRPQIIQVEQGSKALGYAQLITLNRVLGLKAKNVFFTWWNLPYELKFPVSLLEAYNLRHTHGLIAGNQDGVDILQQRGYHGLSKVMPQLGVDDRLFSPTPQPELAAKLGIQPDEFVVGFVGRFVEEKGLLTLMEALKGLQSRPWKLLLLGRGPLQSVLLEQAAEAGIKDRLILVESVPHDAVPCYINLMNTLVLPSETTYKFKTLTAAGWKEQFGHVLIEAMACQVPVIGSDSGEIPHVIGDAGLIFPEKDAAALQNCLGQLMEQPDLAQKLGKLGYERAIAQYTNIALAKQQLDFYQQLVKSQ; encoded by the coding sequence ATGAGGATTTTGGTCGCCAGTCACACTTATATTGTTGACCTCAACTGCGAGAAACTAAGGGCGTTAGCTCAACTGGAACCCGGAATTGAAGTAACTGTCGTTGTACCTCGCCGGTGGCAGCCTGGGGGTGTCCAAAATAAGACGATTGAAACTCAGCTACGTCAAGAAGGCTCTTTTCAAATCGTGCCGATTTCTAATTTCAGCCAGAACAACCAAGGAATGCTGACCTTTGGGGCTGATTTAATTTCATTGTTGCGCCAGTTTCGACCCCAAATTATTCAAGTAGAACAGGGTTCAAAAGCTTTAGGGTATGCTCAGCTGATTACGCTCAATCGAGTGTTGGGGTTAAAGGCGAAAAATGTGTTTTTTACCTGGTGGAACTTGCCCTACGAGCTAAAATTTCCGGTTTCTTTGCTAGAAGCTTATAATCTCCGACATACTCACGGACTGATTGCCGGAAATCAAGATGGTGTGGATATCTTGCAGCAGCGCGGCTACCACGGCCTTAGCAAGGTGATGCCGCAGCTGGGTGTAGATGACAGACTGTTCTCGCCAACACCCCAGCCAGAATTGGCAGCAAAACTGGGGATTCAACCGGATGAGTTTGTGGTCGGGTTTGTGGGGCGGTTTGTGGAGGAAAAAGGGCTGCTGACGCTGATGGAAGCGTTGAAAGGCTTACAATCACGCCCCTGGAAATTGCTTTTACTCGGTCGCGGCCCATTGCAGTCAGTACTACTAGAACAAGCCGCTGAGGCGGGGATTAAAGATAGATTGATTTTGGTGGAAAGCGTTCCCCATGACGCAGTCCCCTGTTATATCAACTTGATGAATACCCTAGTGTTACCTTCGGAAACGACTTATAAGTTTAAAACTTTGACAGCCGCTGGTTGGAAGGAACAGTTTGGTCATGTGCTGATTGAAGCGATGGCTTGCCAAGTGCCTGTAATTGGTTCTGATTCCGGGGAAATTCCGCACGTCATTGGAGATGCGGGGTTAATCTTTCCAGAGAAAGATGCAGCAGCTTTGCAAAATTGCCTAGGGCAATTGATGGAACAACCAGATTTAGCCCAGAAGTTGGGTAAGCTGGGTTATGAACGAGCGATCGCGCAATATACAAATATTGCATTAGCCAAGCAGCAATTAGATTTCTATCAACAGTTAGTCAAGAGTCAGTAG
- the hpsP gene encoding hormogonium polysaccharide biosynthesis glycosyltransferase HpsP, giving the protein MKILQIVPSISLVYGGPSQMVLGLSEALASEGVEVTVLTTNSNGDVGQPPLDVPLDRPVEQNGYQVRYFPCSPFRRYKFSLDLLRWLAGHAAEFDLAHIHALFSPVTTAAATVARSHHLPYLMRPLGTLDPADLRKKKQLKQIYAALLERPNLAGAAGIHFTSPQEAKISERFGTSTPDVVIPLGVKQPTMLPKGQARRELGIPETQPLLLFMSRIDPKKGLNLLIPALEKLLEEGADFHFVLAGGNPQDPTYENKIREQLQTSPLRDRTTITGFVTGESKTALLQDADLFVLPSYYENFGIAVAEAMCNGTPVVISDQVYIWEEIQQAEAGWVCACDVDTLTEQLREALADASERQRRGINAQEYALKNYSWKAIAKATIKAYENIINKLSK; this is encoded by the coding sequence ATGAAAATTTTACAAATTGTCCCTTCGATTTCTTTAGTTTATGGGGGTCCCAGTCAGATGGTTTTGGGGCTATCAGAAGCACTGGCGTCTGAAGGGGTAGAGGTGACGGTACTAACAACAAATAGCAACGGAGATGTCGGTCAGCCGCCCTTGGATGTGCCTCTCGACCGTCCGGTGGAACAAAACGGTTATCAGGTGCGTTACTTTCCCTGTTCTCCGTTCCGGCGCTATAAGTTTTCTCTGGATTTGTTGCGCTGGTTAGCAGGACACGCCGCTGAATTTGATTTAGCTCATATCCATGCTTTATTTTCGCCTGTAACCACAGCGGCGGCGACTGTGGCGCGATCGCACCATTTACCCTATTTAATGCGTCCTCTGGGGACGCTAGACCCCGCAGATTTACGCAAGAAGAAGCAGTTGAAGCAAATTTATGCGGCACTGCTAGAACGTCCCAATTTAGCAGGTGCGGCAGGAATTCACTTCACCAGCCCCCAAGAAGCCAAGATTTCCGAACGCTTCGGAACTTCAACGCCGGACGTGGTAATTCCCTTGGGCGTCAAGCAGCCAACGATGCTCCCGAAAGGTCAAGCTAGAAGAGAATTAGGCATTCCGGAGACTCAGCCTTTGCTGCTGTTTATGTCTCGGATAGACCCGAAAAAGGGGCTAAATCTACTGATCCCAGCCTTGGAAAAACTTTTAGAAGAGGGCGCTGATTTCCATTTTGTGCTGGCGGGTGGGAACCCCCAAGATCCAACCTATGAGAACAAAATTCGCGAACAATTGCAAACGTCACCTTTACGCGATCGCACCACTATAACTGGATTTGTAACGGGTGAGTCGAAAACTGCTTTGCTACAAGATGCCGATTTATTTGTCCTACCTTCTTACTACGAAAACTTTGGCATTGCTGTAGCAGAGGCAATGTGTAATGGAACCCCAGTGGTAATTTCGGACCAAGTTTATATCTGGGAGGAAATTCAGCAAGCAGAAGCTGGCTGGGTTTGCGCTTGCGACGTGGATACTTTAACTGAACAATTACGTGAGGCACTGGCTGATGCTTCGGAACGACAGCGGCGGGGAATCAATGCCCAAGAGTACGCTTTGAAAAATTACAGTTGGAAAGCGATCGCTAAAGCAACTATCAAAGCTTACGAGAATATTATTAATAAATTAAGTAAGTAA
- a CDS encoding alanine--glyoxylate aminotransferase family protein: MTLTSSINNTTRLQLAPLEIPTRLLLGPGPSNAHPAVLQAMNTPPVGHLDPAFLTLMDEIQMLLRYVWQTENSLTIAVSGTGTAAMEATLANATEPGDVVLVGVNGYFGNRLVDMAGRYGADVRTITKPWGQVFPIDELRTALETHRPAILALVHAETSTGARQPLEGVGDLCREFDCLLLVDSVTSLGGVPLFLDEWKVDLAYSCSQKGLGCPPGASPFTMGSRAVEKLQQRGTKVANWYLDMTLLSKYWGKERTYHHTAPINLYYALREALRLIAEEGIENSWTRHQKNVEYLWEGLENLGLDLHVKREFRLPTLTTVCIPEGVDGKAIARQLLNEHNIEIGGGLGELAGKVWRVGLMGFNSRPETVDRLLDALKQVLPH, encoded by the coding sequence ATGACCCTAACCTCCTCGATTAACAACACGACTCGGCTGCAACTTGCCCCTTTAGAAATCCCAACTCGTCTGCTGCTGGGTCCAGGTCCATCCAATGCCCATCCCGCCGTCCTTCAGGCGATGAATACCCCTCCGGTGGGGCACCTCGATCCAGCATTTTTAACCCTGATGGACGAAATCCAGATGTTGCTGCGCTATGTTTGGCAGACAGAAAACTCTCTCACTATTGCAGTCAGCGGTACGGGAACGGCAGCAATGGAAGCAACCCTTGCCAACGCCACCGAACCCGGTGATGTGGTTCTGGTGGGCGTTAACGGGTACTTCGGCAACCGTCTCGTGGATATGGCAGGACGATATGGTGCGGATGTGCGAACGATTACCAAACCTTGGGGGCAGGTGTTCCCCATAGACGAACTCCGAACTGCCTTAGAAACTCATCGCCCCGCGATTCTGGCTTTAGTCCATGCCGAGACATCCACGGGGGCACGCCAACCGTTAGAAGGAGTTGGCGACCTCTGTCGTGAATTTGACTGTCTGCTATTGGTGGATAGTGTTACCAGTCTGGGGGGCGTGCCCTTGTTTCTGGATGAGTGGAAGGTTGACTTAGCTTATAGCTGTAGCCAGAAAGGGTTAGGTTGTCCTCCCGGTGCTTCGCCGTTTACGATGGGTTCCCGTGCAGTAGAGAAATTGCAACAACGTGGCACGAAGGTGGCTAACTGGTATTTAGATATGACCTTGTTGAGTAAGTATTGGGGCAAGGAACGCACCTATCACCACACTGCCCCGATTAACTTGTACTATGCTCTGCGGGAAGCGTTGCGTTTGATTGCAGAAGAAGGAATCGAAAATAGCTGGACGCGCCATCAAAAGAACGTCGAGTATCTCTGGGAAGGGTTAGAAAACTTAGGACTCGATCTGCACGTTAAACGAGAGTTTCGCCTGCCAACCCTGACAACGGTTTGCATTCCAGAAGGTGTGGATGGCAAAGCGATCGCGCGTCAGCTGCTCAACGAACACAATATCGAAATTGGGGGCGGACTGGGCGAACTCGCGGGTAAAGTCTGGCGTGTCGGTCTTATGGGATTCAACAGTCGTCCAGAGACTGTGGATCGCCTCTTGGACGCATTGAAACAGGTCTTACCTCATTAG
- the recJ gene encoding single-stranded-DNA-specific exonuclease RecJ — protein sequence MSQQQLQWQIHSTVEPPAAFIEEVRLHAPGLPGHYAAQMLWQRGIRDIEQLSGFLNPQLYHPASPFEFGQEMQWAVERLIKARNAGEKVAIWGDFDADGITATSVLWDGLGQFFTQQQLVYYIPNRLTESHGLNERGIDALAQEGTKLIVTCDTGSTNLKEIEYAHQLEIDVIVTDHHTLPEERPALTAIINPRYLSNEHPMFHLSGVAVAYKLVEALYETLPDVPQQPLEDLLDLVAIGLIADLVQLSGDCRYLAQRGISVLQQQTKKRNRPGVARLLELCQKSGDRPTDISFGLGPRINAVSRIQGDASFCVELLTSRDEKRCQQLALETELANARRKSLQKDVATEVNKKLSQLDLSTTSVIVLCDTQWPVGVLGLVAGQVAQETGRPTILLSTEGDLSENALARGSARSVNQVDLYQLVKAQEHLLHRFGGHPFAAGLSLLVDKIPLFTEAVNQQLRASVGTPDGTPLAPIVQADLVCTVSELGRDLFWELKLLEPCGMGNPAPKLLIQNCWFENSWNSNTQDLKGAKVQYIKTTFKIRDDSCETGFSGIWWGHYKEELPQGRCDAIVELDFNSYENPNKGIRPHYEVRIIAVRSLEQPQPLGTPNQIDWILDCREESALATAALSVLPVRECPSSWDELQVWFRRAIQANQTLAIAYPPPEPVPPSQIWLQLLGIAKYLSRTGQEATYTQLHQKLGISDRTLQLGLEAISHLGFHVKQLDWIIQVTWHPQENAPHFDLENGQLPKAEEAIEQFIAAVQEEKFRQRYFYEIPLSTIQAMASQTTIY from the coding sequence ATGTCACAGCAGCAACTTCAATGGCAAATCCATTCAACGGTTGAACCACCGGCGGCATTTATTGAAGAAGTCAGACTCCACGCCCCAGGATTACCCGGACATTATGCCGCACAGATGTTGTGGCAACGGGGGATTCGCGATATTGAGCAATTATCGGGGTTTTTAAATCCTCAGTTGTATCATCCGGCAAGTCCGTTTGAATTTGGGCAGGAAATGCAATGGGCTGTAGAAAGATTAATCAAAGCCCGTAACGCTGGGGAAAAAGTTGCCATTTGGGGAGATTTTGACGCTGATGGGATTACTGCAACATCGGTTCTCTGGGATGGACTGGGACAGTTTTTTACCCAGCAGCAGCTAGTTTATTACATTCCTAATCGTTTAACCGAGTCTCATGGACTCAATGAACGGGGAATTGACGCCCTTGCCCAAGAGGGAACGAAGCTAATTGTAACTTGCGACACTGGCAGCACAAATCTGAAGGAAATTGAATATGCTCATCAGCTAGAGATTGATGTAATTGTCACAGATCACCACACCTTGCCAGAGGAACGTCCAGCGTTGACAGCTATCATCAACCCCCGCTATTTATCCAATGAACATCCGATGTTTCACCTTTCCGGTGTGGCAGTTGCCTATAAGTTAGTAGAAGCACTTTATGAAACTTTGCCGGATGTTCCTCAACAGCCATTAGAAGATTTATTGGATTTAGTAGCAATTGGTTTAATTGCTGATTTAGTGCAGTTAAGCGGTGATTGTCGCTACCTGGCACAGCGAGGAATTTCAGTGCTGCAACAACAAACCAAAAAGCGAAATCGTCCTGGGGTTGCGCGTCTATTAGAATTGTGTCAGAAAAGTGGCGATCGCCCAACGGACATTTCTTTCGGTCTTGGCCCTAGAATTAATGCGGTTAGCCGCATTCAAGGCGATGCTTCTTTCTGTGTGGAGTTACTCACCAGCCGCGATGAAAAGCGCTGTCAGCAGTTGGCATTAGAAACAGAATTAGCCAATGCCCGTCGTAAATCGTTGCAAAAAGATGTCGCCACTGAAGTTAATAAAAAATTAAGCCAGTTGGACTTATCAACTACCAGCGTTATTGTTCTTTGTGATACTCAATGGCCTGTCGGGGTTTTGGGTTTAGTCGCGGGGCAAGTGGCGCAGGAAACGGGGCGTCCTACGATTTTGTTAAGTACAGAGGGCGACTTGAGTGAAAACGCTTTAGCACGCGGTTCCGCCCGTTCTGTGAATCAAGTCGATCTTTACCAGTTGGTGAAAGCGCAAGAACACCTCTTACATCGATTTGGCGGTCATCCCTTTGCGGCTGGGTTGAGTCTCCTAGTTGATAAAATTCCCCTGTTTACAGAAGCTGTTAACCAGCAATTGCGAGCTTCTGTAGGTACCCCAGATGGGACACCTTTAGCGCCGATTGTGCAGGCAGATTTGGTGTGTACGGTCAGTGAATTAGGAAGAGATTTATTTTGGGAGCTGAAACTATTAGAACCCTGCGGAATGGGCAATCCCGCACCAAAACTGCTCATTCAAAATTGCTGGTTTGAGAATAGTTGGAATAGCAATACTCAGGACTTAAAAGGCGCAAAAGTTCAATATATCAAAACTACTTTTAAAATTCGGGATGACTCTTGCGAAACTGGATTTTCAGGAATCTGGTGGGGACATTATAAGGAAGAACTACCCCAAGGTAGATGCGATGCAATTGTCGAGCTTGATTTTAATAGCTACGAAAATCCCAATAAAGGGATCAGACCTCACTATGAAGTGCGGATAATTGCCGTGCGTTCTTTAGAACAGCCGCAGCCGTTAGGCACTCCGAACCAGATAGACTGGATTTTAGACTGTCGTGAGGAGTCCGCACTTGCTACTGCTGCGCTATCAGTGTTGCCAGTTCGAGAGTGCCCCAGTAGCTGGGATGAGTTGCAAGTGTGGTTCAGGCGGGCGATTCAGGCAAATCAAACCCTCGCGATCGCTTATCCTCCCCCAGAACCTGTTCCCCCCAGCCAAATCTGGCTGCAGCTGTTAGGAATTGCCAAATACCTCAGTCGCACGGGTCAAGAGGCGACGTATACTCAACTGCACCAGAAGTTGGGGATTAGCGATCGCACTTTGCAACTCGGATTAGAAGCAATCTCTCATCTCGGCTTCCATGTCAAACAACTCGACTGGATAATTCAAGTCACTTGGCATCCCCAGGAAAATGCCCCTCATTTTGATTTAGAGAATGGACAATTGCCGAAAGCAGAGGAAGCCATCGAACAATTTATTGCAGCCGTTCAAGAAGAAAAATTTCGCCAAAGGTACTTTTATGAAATTCCTTTGTCTACCATTCAAGCGATGGCTTCTCAAACTACTATTTATTAA
- a CDS encoding serine/threonine-protein kinase — translation MSYCLNPDCLTATSNPNGSKFCQGCGSKLLLRERYRAIKLIGQGGFGKTFLAVDEDKPSKPRCVIKQFAPQALGTNNAQKAAELFKQEAVRLDELGKHPQIPELLAHFSQDNQQYLVQQFIQGQNLAQALVLEGAFKETQIWELFHSLLPVLKFIHLHNVIHRDIKPANIIRRTDGQIVLVDFGAAKYVTGTALLKTGTTIGTPEYIAPEQIRGKSVFASDLYSLGVTCIYLLTQVSPFDLFDTAEDAWVWRHYLVNNPVSEELGRILDKLIENGTKKRYQSVAEVLEDLNPQKNLAAIAPQQQLPLPPPLRQFSSATARPTILLSSPRLRTQTWKAVSTLTDHLSSIGSVAISPDAQILASGGFDRTIKLWDLKTGKLLNSLLEHSKPVLTVAFSPNGQLLASGSVDNTLKLWSLPAGTVNCTIAGHLDSVISISVAISPDGQAIASGSDDQTIKIWHLDSGELLHTFRNSRGVNSVAISPNGHILASGSSDNSITLWDLGSGQVLETLVGHSRDVNAIAFSPNGRILASGSSDNTIKLWDLNSCQLLSTLEGHSDWVRAVAFSPNRQTLVSGSADATIKLWHLASGEVLHTLEGHSKDVNAIAISPDGQTLVSGSRDHTIKIWQCD, via the coding sequence ATGAGCTATTGTCTGAATCCCGATTGCCTGACAGCCACCAGCAATCCAAATGGGAGTAAATTTTGCCAAGGTTGTGGCTCGAAATTATTGCTAAGAGAGCGCTACCGAGCTATCAAGCTCATTGGTCAAGGTGGCTTTGGCAAAACCTTCTTGGCAGTAGATGAAGACAAACCCTCGAAGCCGCGTTGCGTAATCAAGCAGTTTGCTCCCCAAGCATTAGGCACCAACAACGCCCAAAAAGCAGCAGAATTATTTAAACAAGAAGCAGTGCGGTTGGATGAATTAGGCAAACATCCACAGATTCCCGAACTGTTGGCACATTTTAGCCAAGATAACCAGCAATATTTAGTCCAACAGTTTATCCAGGGGCAAAATTTAGCTCAAGCACTGGTCTTAGAAGGTGCATTTAAAGAAACCCAGATTTGGGAGTTATTTCACAGTTTGCTGCCTGTCCTGAAGTTTATCCACTTACACAACGTCATTCATCGGGATATCAAACCTGCTAACATCATTCGTCGAACTGATGGACAGATAGTTCTGGTTGACTTTGGGGCGGCGAAATATGTGACGGGAACAGCGCTGCTGAAAACTGGAACCACGATTGGTACTCCTGAATATATTGCCCCCGAACAAATTAGGGGAAAATCCGTTTTTGCCAGCGATTTGTACAGTTTGGGGGTGACGTGCATCTATTTACTAACTCAAGTTTCTCCTTTTGATTTATTTGATACCGCTGAGGATGCTTGGGTGTGGCGGCATTATTTGGTCAATAATCCAGTTAGCGAGGAACTCGGTCGGATTCTGGACAAACTAATCGAAAATGGCACTAAAAAGCGATATCAATCAGTGGCTGAGGTACTGGAAGATTTGAATCCCCAGAAGAATCTAGCAGCGATCGCGCCACAACAACAACTGCCACTCCCACCGCCACTGAGACAATTTTCATCAGCAACCGCTAGACCGACCATTCTCCTCTCTTCACCAAGGCTACGAACTCAGACCTGGAAAGCGGTAAGCACACTCACGGATCATCTAAGCTCGATTGGGTCAGTTGCAATTAGCCCAGATGCTCAAATTCTCGCTAGTGGGGGTTTCGATCGCACGATCAAGTTGTGGGATCTGAAAACTGGCAAATTGCTGAATTCTCTCCTTGAGCATTCTAAGCCGGTTTTAACCGTGGCTTTTAGCCCAAACGGTCAACTCCTGGCAAGTGGAAGTGTAGACAACACCCTGAAATTGTGGAGCTTGCCTGCGGGTACTGTGAATTGTACAATTGCGGGGCATTTAGACTCGGTTATCTCTATATCTGTCGCGATTAGCCCGGATGGACAAGCGATCGCTAGCGGTAGCGATGACCAAACTATCAAGATTTGGCACCTGGATAGCGGCGAACTATTACACACCTTTCGGAATTCACGCGGGGTGAATTCCGTTGCAATTAGCCCGAATGGACACATCCTCGCCAGTGGAAGTAGTGACAACAGTATTACGTTGTGGGATCTGGGTAGCGGTCAAGTGTTGGAGACTTTAGTGGGGCATTCCAGAGATGTCAATGCGATCGCCTTCAGCCCCAATGGGAGAATCCTCGCTAGTGGCAGTAGCGATAACACGATTAAATTGTGGGATCTCAATAGCTGTCAACTACTCAGCACCCTGGAGGGACATTCAGACTGGGTGAGGGCGGTTGCTTTCAGCCCGAATCGGCAAACGCTCGTAAGTGGCAGTGCAGATGCCACGATTAAGCTGTGGCACTTGGCGAGTGGAGAAGTCTTACATACTCTTGAGGGGCATTCAAAAGATGTGAATGCGATCGCAATTAGTCCCGATGGGCAGACTTTAGTGAGTGGCAGCCGGGATCATACTATCAAGATTTGGCAGTGCGATTGA
- a CDS encoding YdcF family protein: MPGKRRGSFTVRDRINSASPGSFRRWRRLLLPGIAIFSVILGTWLLTIMLTLRSAASGKVDAYFVLGGSIGREIYVAQLAKEYPKTRILISQGSAEPCILLIFQRENAPIEQVWLEKCADSTFGNFYYGVPILREWGVKKVKLITSGTHLPRAKWLAQILIGVHGIWVEPEIVPEQGIPGNRESSFKTGLDVFRSLLWATVSQVYEPKCSKLIPLKDVDIKDWRQRGFKCEHQGNIQ; encoded by the coding sequence ATGCCCGGAAAACGCAGAGGTAGTTTTACTGTGCGCGATCGCATCAACTCAGCTAGTCCGGGTAGTTTCAGACGATGGCGACGACTTCTGCTACCGGGAATCGCTATCTTTAGCGTCATCTTGGGGACATGGTTATTAACTATTATGCTAACTCTGCGCTCGGCAGCGTCCGGGAAAGTGGATGCCTATTTTGTTTTAGGCGGTAGTATTGGTAGGGAAATATACGTAGCTCAGCTAGCAAAAGAATACCCGAAAACCCGTATATTAATTTCTCAAGGTTCTGCCGAACCTTGCATTTTGCTAATTTTTCAACGGGAAAATGCTCCGATAGAGCAAGTTTGGTTAGAAAAGTGTGCAGACTCCACCTTTGGCAACTTCTACTATGGTGTGCCGATTTTACGCGAGTGGGGAGTAAAAAAAGTCAAATTAATCACTTCCGGCACCCATCTACCGCGAGCTAAGTGGCTGGCACAGATTCTCATAGGCGTTCATGGCATTTGGGTAGAGCCAGAAATTGTTCCGGAACAAGGCATTCCTGGCAATCGAGAATCCTCTTTCAAGACAGGATTGGACGTATTTCGTAGCTTGTTGTGGGCGACGGTGAGTCAGGTATATGAACCTAAATGCTCAAAATTAATTCCCCTGAAGGATGTAGATATCAAAGATTGGCGTCAAAGGGGTTTTAAGTGCGAACACCAGGGAAATATTCAGTAG
- the ctpB gene encoding carboxyl-terminal processing protease CtpB: MNPSPKNFSLLHVAFFGGAIATTAALSFFGSSVRAALQESPKSVVDEAWQIVNREYVDGTFNQVDWQAKRQQMLKKNYNSREDAYKAIREALETLGDPYTRFLDPKQFQALTSQTSGELSGVGLRLELNEKTQALTVVEPIENSPAVKAGLQTGDKILKINGKATKGMSVEAAANLIRGEVGTKVTLNLSREGKGDFDVTLTRAQIEIAAVRQSVKQEGKLRVGYIRLNEFSAHSAEQMRRAIQSLNNDKVDAFVLDLRGNPGGLLHASVEIARMWMDKGAIVRTVDRKGDNEAFTTNGTALTQLPLAVLVDGNSASASEILSGALKDNRRATIIGSQTFGKALVQSVHSLSDGSGLAVTIAHYYTPNNTDISHKGVTPDIKIDLNDDQRKRLGTNPSLVGTQQDPQYARAIAALENTRFAQPNKPQRSRPISVR; this comes from the coding sequence ATGAATCCATCCCCAAAAAACTTTTCCTTGCTCCATGTTGCCTTCTTTGGTGGAGCGATCGCCACGACAGCAGCTTTGTCTTTCTTTGGCTCCTCCGTTCGCGCTGCCCTACAGGAAAGCCCAAAATCAGTTGTCGATGAGGCATGGCAAATTGTCAACCGCGAGTATGTTGATGGCACCTTTAATCAGGTGGATTGGCAAGCAAAGCGGCAACAGATGTTGAAGAAAAACTATAATTCCCGCGAAGATGCCTACAAAGCAATTCGGGAAGCACTGGAAACCTTGGGCGATCCCTACACTCGCTTTTTAGACCCCAAACAGTTTCAAGCACTCACCAGTCAAACCTCCGGCGAACTCTCTGGCGTCGGTTTGCGCTTGGAACTCAACGAAAAGACTCAGGCTCTTACCGTTGTAGAACCCATTGAGAATTCCCCAGCCGTGAAAGCGGGACTCCAGACTGGGGACAAGATTTTGAAAATTAATGGCAAAGCCACGAAAGGGATGAGTGTGGAGGCTGCCGCTAACCTGATCCGGGGTGAGGTGGGAACGAAAGTTACCCTGAATCTCTCACGAGAAGGAAAAGGCGACTTTGATGTGACCTTGACCAGAGCGCAGATTGAAATAGCCGCTGTCCGCCAGTCGGTCAAGCAGGAAGGCAAGTTGCGCGTTGGCTATATCCGTCTGAATGAGTTTAGCGCTCACTCCGCAGAGCAGATGCGCCGCGCCATCCAATCTTTGAATAACGACAAAGTAGATGCTTTTGTGTTGGATTTGCGGGGAAATCCGGGTGGGTTATTGCACGCGAGTGTGGAAATTGCCCGGATGTGGATGGATAAAGGTGCGATTGTCCGTACCGTAGACCGCAAGGGAGACAATGAGGCATTTACGACAAATGGCACGGCGCTGACTCAGTTACCCTTGGCGGTGCTGGTAGATGGCAACTCGGCAAGCGCCAGCGAGATTCTCTCAGGTGCGTTGAAGGATAATCGTCGAGCCACCATTATTGGCTCTCAAACCTTTGGCAAAGCCTTAGTGCAGTCGGTACATTCTCTCTCCGATGGTTCGGGTTTAGCAGTCACGATTGCCCACTACTACACGCCCAACAATACGGATATCAGCCACAAGGGGGTTACTCCTGACATCAAGATTGACCTGAACGACGACCAGCGAAAGCGTCTGGGGACGAATCCATCGCTAGTGGGAACCCAGCAAGATCCCCAATATGCTCGTGCGATCGCGGCTTTGGAAAACACCCGCTTTGCCCAACCCAATAAACCTCAACGGAGCCGACCGATTAGCGTCCGGTAA